ACCTGGGGATCCCATGCATCAGTGATGATCATAATTTTCATAAGACAGCCTCTTTAATGAGTAACTCAATAGCAGGTTGGAAGGTAATTTCAGGGGTTTCAACTGGCTCACCCTTAATGTGTGGCCAGTGAATAATTTTTAGTTCACCATTCTGGGTTTCGACTAATGCAGTTAGACTTTCTACCCAATCACCATCATTGCAATAGAGAAGTCCATCAATTTCACGAATCTCAGCTTTATGAATATGACCACAAACGACGCCATCACAGCCGCGTAGGCGGGCTTCTCTGGCCATAATGTGCTCAAAGTCGGCTATGTAGCTCACTGCATTTTTAACTTGATGCTTTAGGTATTGCGATAGTGACCAATATTGCAAGCCCATCTTGACTCGCAACATATTGAAGTAACGATTAATGTAAAGAATGAAGGAGTACAAGGTGTCTCCCACATAGGCCAACCATTTAGCGTACTGCATAACACCGTCAAACAGATCTCCGTGAGTAACCCAGAGTTTCTTTCCATCTAATGTAGTGTGAATAACTTCTTCCACTACTTTGACATCGCCAAATGACATGCCAAAAAATTGACGCGCGCTCTCGTCATGATTTCCCGGGACATAAATTACTTCAGTACCTTTGCGAGCCTTGCGTAATAGTTTTTGTACTACATCGTTATGAGCTTGAGGCCAATAAAATGACTTTTTTAGTCTCCAGCCATCGATAATGTCGCCAACAAGATAAAACTTATCTGCTTCGTTATGTTTTAAAAAATCTAGGAGGTAGTTAGCCTGACACCCTGATGTTCCTAGGTGTACGTCTGAAATCCAGATGGCTCTGTAATGCATCATGAAACCGTATTAAGCCAAGCCAGTATGTAAACATCATGACATTTTTAAGTCAGTTTGATGACTGTGGTACTTTTGGAACATTGATTTATATTGGTAAGGAATATGAGCATTGATCAAGCAATTACTGAAAAGCAAACTCCATTTCTTATCCGTTTTGGCCTTTGGTTGGCTATTTGGGCGCATGTCATTTCCGGAGTGGTCACACTTTTTATCGTATTTCCGTCTGCCACTTCACAAACTAAGCGTTTCCATATTCAAAAGTGGTCAGTACGTTTACTCAAAATATTTGGTATCGAATTGAGAGTTACAAACCCAAATATCCTTCCTAGCGATTCTTATCTGCTTTCATCAAATCATATTTCCTGGATAGATATTCATGCGATCAATGCATTTAAGCCGATTCGATTCGTTGCTAAATCAGAGGTTGAGAATTGGCCGATATTTGGTTGGATGGCAAAGCAATTAGGCACCGTGTTCATTAAACGTGATAGTTCAAGGCACGCTCATTTTGTTGTAGGATCAATCAGCGAGGTCTTGCAATCAGAGTCTGTTTGCATCTTTCCTGAGGGCACTTCAACCGATGGTAAAAGCGTAAGACCGTTTAAGCCCAACTTTTTCGAGTCTGCGGTCATGGCTGATGTACCTGTTTACAGCATAGCAATTCGATACCTATCTAAGATCACCGAACTCCGTTCTGATGTACCAGCATTTGTAGGAGATATGGGACTTTTAGAGTCCATGAGCAATATCCTCAAACACCGGAATCTGATTGTCGAATTAACCCTTTTTCCACCCCCTGGGGCCTCACCTCAGCAGCCTAGGGATAGAAAATGGCTTGCCCTTCACAGTCATGAACAAATCTCAAGCTATTTAAGCGGGGCTAATCCTAAGTAATCTGTAATAAAAATGACATTATTTCAGGCGTAAACTCAGAGAAATCCAACGGAATTAATATGACCTCCAAGCATAAAGAGATGGCAGAGTGGTACCAGCGTGCTCAAGAAGAGATTCTTGACAGCATGGATGAAGAGCTCGAAATGGAGCTTGATGATGATCGCCTCTCTGCTGATGGTGATGCTGGCTCCCAAGTTTCTCGTAATGTGTACTTCAGGGAGCTCTTCAGATTACAGGGTGAACTTGTAAAGTTACAAGACTGGGTTGTGGCCAATAAAGTCAAAGTTGCTGTGCTATTTGAGGGCCGAGA
Above is a genomic segment from Polynucleobacter wuianus containing:
- a CDS encoding UDP-2,3-diacylglucosamine diphosphatase, with the protein product MMHYRAIWISDVHLGTSGCQANYLLDFLKHNEADKFYLVGDIIDGWRLKKSFYWPQAHNDVVQKLLRKARKGTEVIYVPGNHDESARQFFGMSFGDVKVVEEVIHTTLDGKKLWVTHGDLFDGVMQYAKWLAYVGDTLYSFILYINRYFNMLRVKMGLQYWSLSQYLKHQVKNAVSYIADFEHIMAREARLRGCDGVVCGHIHKAEIREIDGLLYCNDGDWVESLTALVETQNGELKIIHWPHIKGEPVETPEITFQPAIELLIKEAVL
- a CDS encoding lysophospholipid acyltransferase family protein, which gives rise to MSIDQAITEKQTPFLIRFGLWLAIWAHVISGVVTLFIVFPSATSQTKRFHIQKWSVRLLKIFGIELRVTNPNILPSDSYLLSSNHISWIDIHAINAFKPIRFVAKSEVENWPIFGWMAKQLGTVFIKRDSSRHAHFVVGSISEVLQSESVCIFPEGTSTDGKSVRPFKPNFFESAVMADVPVYSIAIRYLSKITELRSDVPAFVGDMGLLESMSNILKHRNLIVELTLFPPPGASPQQPRDRKWLALHSHEQISSYLSGANPK